A DNA window from Dehalococcoidales bacterium contains the following coding sequences:
- a CDS encoding radical SAM protein, translating into MDNQNEPTHKINWGDVIRRSFEMGPIRPPSEGKDSSLLIRATRNCPWNRCLFCSTYKDSRFEYRPVAEIKEDIDVARVLHDEIKAASWKSGLSGRVSNELIRAIVQANPEIYLDNGDLPLQNLANIANWTASGARTLFLQDADTLIMRTPELLQIIRYLEETFPTIERITSYARAKAASKKTLQELKDLHEAGLSRLHIGLESGNDEVLAFMQKGVNQEQHISGGQKVVAAGISLSEYIMPGLGGKRWSQAHALDSARALSAINPDFIRLRSLIVRRNSILYDKYLAGEFEPLSEDEFVDEIALFIENL; encoded by the coding sequence ATGGACAATCAGAACGAGCCCACCCATAAAATCAACTGGGGAGATGTCATCCGGCGCTCTTTTGAGATGGGGCCGATCAGGCCGCCGAGCGAAGGCAAGGACAGTTCTCTACTCATCAGGGCGACCCGGAACTGCCCCTGGAACCGGTGTCTCTTCTGCTCCACCTACAAGGACAGCAGGTTTGAATACCGCCCGGTGGCGGAAATAAAAGAGGACATTGATGTTGCCCGTGTCCTGCACGATGAAATCAAGGCAGCTTCATGGAAGTCCGGACTGAGTGGAAGGGTCAGCAACGAGCTGATCAGGGCAATCGTCCAGGCGAACCCGGAGATTTACCTTGACAACGGAGACCTACCCCTGCAAAACCTGGCCAATATCGCCAACTGGACGGCCTCCGGCGCCAGAACATTATTCCTTCAGGACGCTGATACCCTGATCATGAGAACCCCGGAACTGCTCCAGATAATAAGATACCTTGAGGAAACCTTCCCCACCATAGAAAGAATCACCTCTTACGCGCGGGCCAAGGCTGCCTCTAAAAAGACTCTCCAGGAGCTAAAAGATTTGCATGAGGCCGGTCTCTCCCGGCTCCACATCGGGCTTGAGTCAGGAAATGATGAGGTGCTTGCCTTCATGCAGAAAGGGGTAAACCAGGAGCAGCATATCAGCGGTGGCCAGAAGGTAGTGGCCGCGGGCATATCCCTGTCGGAATACATTATGCCCGGACTTGGCGGCAAGCGGTGGTCTCAAGCCCATGCTCTGGACTCGGCCCGGGCGCTTTCGGCAATAAACCCGGACTTCATCCGGCTCAGGAGCCTGATTGTGCGCCGGAACTCGATACTCTACGATAAATACCTGGCGGGCGAGTTCGAGCCACTCTCCGAGGACGAGTTTGTCGACGAGATTGCGCTATTCATCGAAAACCT